In Bacillota bacterium, the sequence GTTAGAGCTGTCTTCAAGGCTTCCAATGGTGGAGAAACGATCCAGCACCGTCAAGGGGAAAAGAAAAGGGGCGGCCACCATCACCGCAAGCATCACCAGGAGAACCTTCCGGTCCCTAAGGAAACCCAGGGCCGCCAGTCCCACCGCTGAACCCACCCAGGCGCCCCTGGTATAGGTGAAGGCCAGTCCGCCCACCATCAGGACTCCTACCGGCAGCATGAGAATGCGGCTAGACCACCGGGGGGTGTTCAGGAATAGATACGCTGCCAGCGGCAGAAGGAAAGCCAGGTATGCGGCGAACATGTTAGGGTTGTCAAACACTGAGTACACCCTGGTCTGTATTACCTTGGCGGCTTCCTTGTCAAGCCATGCCGATTGTGTCTCTATCCCCCTGGAGAACTGGTAGAGCCCATAGGCACCAGACAGGGACGCGGAAACCAGCAAGCACAATAGCACGAAGCCTACCTTTCCCATGTCATCCAGAGACATGGCCAGTAACGCCGCAAGAAGAACGTACGTGGCCCAGAGTACCAGCGCTTCCAGGCTGGAGCCGGGGCTTAAGGAGGTTGCCGTGGAAAGGCACAACACAACTATGAACGCCACTCCGGGGGCCACAAACCCTCGAGGAAAGAAGAAGCGGTTTCCCCAGAGGCGCAAGGCCAGGCAGAGGGCTCCGCAACTCCATACCAGCATGACACTGACAGCGGTAGGAGCGAAGGGAACCAGCAAGAGCACTGTCCCAAGAACCATGGCAGGGATCCACGACACCCGCCCCCTGGAGGCGCCAGCGGGCAGATCAAGGGCTCGCAGGATCGCGCTGCCTCTCCAGGCCGGACTTGCTGGCATGGCCTGGGCGTAGGCGAGCATCCTCAAGGCGATGCTCTCCTTCAGGGCGGGATGCAGGCCCGTTCTAACCCTCAACGAGAGGAAGTCCAGGAGGGCGTAGAACATCGTGAAGGCCCTTC encodes:
- a CDS encoding O-antigen ligase family protein — encoded protein: MRSCCSILDGSLAVSGFRCFREALGAAAASSLVLRWMAAPWDLWACWPASLPGRAFTMFYALLDFLSLRVRTGLHPALKESIALRMLAYAQAMPASPAWRGSAILRALDLPAGASRGRVSWIPAMVLGTVLLLVPFAPTAVSVMLVWSCGALCLALRLWGNRFFFPRGFVAPGVAFIVVLCLSTATSLSPGSSLEALVLWATYVLLAALLAMSLDDMGKVGFVLLCLLVSASLSGAYGLYQFSRGIETQSAWLDKEAAKVIQTRVYSVFDNPNMFAAYLAFLLPLAAYLFLNTPRWSSRILMLPVGVLMVGGLAFTYTRGAWVGSAVGLAALGFLRDRKVLLVMLAVMVAAPFLFPLTVLDRFSTIGSLEDSSNLYRLTIWRATWLMVKDYWASGVGLGPVPYTLVYPLYEIAGTPTVHAHNLYLQVLVEMGLPGLLVFLWLMRNAFRASLSLRGSPYHSGIVLALVAGLVGQVIYGLADNIWYSPKNLFLFWAVVGMIAASSAALGSVESP